A section of the Schistosoma haematobium chromosome ZW, whole genome shotgun sequence genome encodes:
- the CDC23 gene encoding Anaphase-promoting complex subunit 23 (EggNog:ENOG410V7PW~COG:D), whose protein sequence is MDGSAVIGFPISLCTVQGNILQSFFECQLRGLRHSCKWLTDLLWSLNLPIISNPDSVFSSSNVYQSIPPDKLTTFLLARSCFDTQEYDNCAEILSHNFEKPIHDNPKHFIDKYGHVYYFLYIYSRYMACEKRRANDSVESRLVLKQDEETKSSCISMAKCNKELLSIKCEIEPYTSNINLSNEIRTVNKIGDSFLLYVHSLICLRLGIKETAASLLVQAINLNFYLWPAWYELVDLIENKEKMNCLNLPTDDECWMRYFFEAKVFLKLHEGERALEILLKLSESGFSRSHNLQAEIGLAYNELRAMELAKKQFKQLFNACPCRLDNVDTYSNVLFVCEDSTELAYLAHHCVNLDRYRAETCCVVGNFFGLRGQHEKAVIYFRRALKLKTAYSLVWTLIGHEFMELRNTNAAIHAYRQALVYNRHDYRAWYGLGQMYEVLNLPSFSLYYYREAQYLMPTDSRLIVALGEIYGRLKRFDEAKKCYWRAYCVGDIEGEALMRLAICFERCGEDAEAAAAYTEFIKLCQRNGVNEQINLAIAYKYLANYHLRKGHYEDSALAANKCLEYPETREEAKAMLRQITILAGDIEQLAPLDSVNNIDIPIEESKTDHCEYLDQNLQTSRKAEESGFSRTEVMKSAAKEIQPLSISLKEALISFNESTVSRRLHLSKQPPSSSAALTIHSGHLTSSICYGEDDINDRNSAKNITSIAATSSMESMTTITTPVHHSHPPTSLPCDDESFNHTTCETPINSVTAAVHSKFQNSPTTSIDNVNDDDNNNDLQLDILSSEQRDESMGHSSNET, encoded by the exons ATGGATGGAAGTGCAGTTATTGGATTTCCAATTTCTTTATGCACCGTTCAAGGAAATATACTACAATCATTTTTTGAATGCCAACTTCGAGGGCTTCGTCACAGCTGTAAATGGCTCACAGATTTACTATGGTCTTTAAATCTTCCCATCATATCTAATCCTGATAGTGTTTTCTCATCAAGCAATGTCTATCAAAGTATTCCACCAGATAAATTGACCACATTTCTACTTGCTCGTAGTTGTTTTGATACACAAGAGTATGATAATTGTGCTGAAATATTATCTCATAATTTTGAAAAACCAATTCATGATAATCCAAAACATTTCATTGATAAATATGGTCATGTTTATTATTTCCTATATATATACTCACGTTATATGGCATGTGAAAAACGTCGAGCTAATGATTCAGTAGAATCACGACTTGTTTTAAAACAAGATGAAGAGACAAAATCATCATGCATATCTATGGCTAAGTGTAATAAAGAACTTTTATCAATAAAGTGTGAAATCGAACCGTATACAAGTAACATAAATTTATCGAATGAAATAAGAACGGTCAATAAAATTGGTGATTCGTTCCTACTGTATGTTCATTCTTTAATTTGTCTTCGATTGGGAATAAAAGAAACTGCTGCATCATTGTTAGTTCAAGCgattaatttaaatttttatctTTGGCCTGCATGGTATGAATTGGTTGATCTCATAGAGAATAAAGAGAAAATGAATTGTTTAAATCTTCCTACAGATGATGAATGTTGGATGAGATATTTTTTTGAGGCTAAG GTGTTTTTGAAACTACACGAAGGTGAAAGAGCTTTAGAAATCCTATTAAAACTCTCCGAAAGTGGATTTAGTAGAAGTCACAATTTACAAGCCGAAATCGGTTTAGCATATAATGAATTACGTGCTATGGAATTAGCTAAGAAACAATTCAAACAG TTATTCAATGCTTGTCCTTGTCGATTAGACAACGTGGATACTTattcaaatgttttatttgtatgtGAAGATTCAACTGAACTGGCTTATTTAGCACATCATTGTGTTAATTTAGATAGATATCGTGCAGAGACTTGTTGTGTTGTCGGAAATTTTTTTGGATTGCGTGGACAACATGAAAAAGCGGTTATTTATTTTCGGCGTGCTCTTAAATTAAAAACAGCTTATTCATTAGTCTGGACATtaattg GTCATGAATTTATGGAACTTCGAAATACAAATGCTGCAATACATGCGTATAGACAAGCACTTGTTTATAATCGACATGATTACCGTGCATGGTATGGTCTTGGGCAAATGTATGAAGTATTAAATTTGCCATCATTTTCACTTTACTATTATAG AGAAGCGCAGTATCTTATGCCTACAGATTCACGTTTAATTGTAGCTTTAGGAGAGATTTATGGGAGACTTAAACGATTTGATGAAGCTAAAAAGTGTTATTGGCGTGCATATTGTGTTGGTGatatagaaggtgaagcattgATGCGATTAGCTATCTGCTTTGAAAGATGTGGTGAAGACGCGGAAGCTGCCGCAGCCTATACAGAATTTATAAAATTATGTCAACGTAACGGT gtaaatgaacaaataaatttagCTATAGCTTATAAATATTTAGCAAATTATCATTTACGTAAAGGACATTATGAAGATTCAGCTTTAGCTGCTAATAAATGTCTTGAATATCCAGAAACACGTGAAGAAGCCAAAGCTATGCTACGTCAAATTACAATATTAGCTGGAGATATTGAACAATTAGCTCCATTGGATTCGGTTAACAATATCGATATACCTATTGAAGAAAGTAAAACTGATCATTGTGAATATTTAGATCAGA ACTTACAAACATCAAGGAAAGCAGAAGAATCGGGGTTTTCCAGAACGGAAGTTATGAAATCTGCTGCGAAAGAAATTcag CCCTTGAGTATTTCATTGAAAGAGGCTCTCATTTCTTTCAATGAATCAACAGTATCGAGGAGACTTCATCTTTCCAAGCAACCTCCTTCATCATCAGCAGCACTTACAATCCATTCAGGTCACTTAACTTCAAGCATTTGTTATGGTGAAGATGATATTAATGATAGAAATAGTGCTAAAAATATCACTTCTATTGCTGCTACTTCCTCGATGGAATCAATGACTACTATAACAACACCGGTTCATCATTCGCATCCACCAACATCACTTCCTTGTGACGATGAATCTTTCAATCATACTACTTGTGAAACACCAATTAATAGTGTCACTGCGGCGGTACATTCAAAATTCCAGAATTCTCCGACTACTTCTATTGATAAcgttaatgatgatgataataataatgatctacAACTTGATATATTATCATCAGAACAGAGAGATGAATCAATGGGACATAGTAGTAATGAGACATAG